One window of the Populus trichocarpa isolate Nisqually-1 chromosome 9, P.trichocarpa_v4.1, whole genome shotgun sequence genome contains the following:
- the LOC7489323 gene encoding aluminum-activated malate transporter 2 encodes MERSSGMQNNGGCFSRGCGWIKSLPERSKAKIVECARKIKKLGQDDPRRVNHSVKVGLAITLVSLFYYFEPLYDGFGDSAMWAVMTVVVVFEFSVGATLGRGLNRGLATFLAGALGFGAHRLATLSGEKGEPMLLGLFVFLLATTVTFVRFFPRMKARYDYGLLIFILTFCLISVSGYRDDEVLDMAHKRVSTILIGSLTAVFVCICICPVWAGDDLHNLAATNIEKLGIFLEHFGVEFFRKPGEGESINKASLQGYKSVLNSKNMEESLVNFARWEPGHGQFKFRHPWKHYLKFGSLTRQCAYRVEALNGYLNSDIKTPPEIQGMIQDSCTKMSSELGKALKELALAIKRMTPPSSASSHLVKSKNAAKNLKFLLYSDLCSGINLLEVVPAVTVTSLLFEVISCTEKIAEAIHELASLAQFENVEQEKPKLPEQGEMQQGANMDVHHHVVTIDQPPPVKPQNGSLSSSTTS; translated from the exons ATGGAAAGGTCAAGTGGAATGCAAAACAATGGTGGTTGTTTTTCCAGAGGATGTGGGTGGATCAAGTCCTTGCCTGAGAGATCAAAGGCTAAGATAGTTGAATGtgcaaggaaaataaagaaattaggACAAGATGATCCAAGAAGAGTTAATCATTCAGTAAAAGTAGGACTAGCCATCACATTGGTATCATTGTTCTACTACTTTGAACCTCTCTACGATGGCTTTGGTGACTCTGCAATGTGGGCTGTTATGACTGTTGTGGTGGTCTTCGAATTCTCTGTTG GAGCAACACTTGGTAGAGGTCTCAACAGAGGTTTGGCAACATTTCTAGCAGGAGCTCTTGGGTTTGGTGCACATCGCTTGGCCACTCTATCTGGAGAGAAAGGTGAGCCCATGCTTCTTGGGCTCTTTGTCTTTCTACTGG CTACAACGGTGACATTTGTTCGGTTCTTTCCAAGAATGAAGGCAAGATATGATTATGGGCTTCTCATATTTATCTTGACATTCTGTTTGATATCGGTTTCGGGTTATCGAGATGATGAAGTGCTAGACATGGCCCATAAGAGAGTCTCAACCATTCTTATTGGTAGCCTTACTGCTGTGTTTGTGTGCATTTGCATTTGCCCAGTATGGGCTGGTGACGATCTTCACAATCTTGCTGCTACCAACATTGAAAAACTTGGGATTTTCTTGGAACATTTCGGGGTTGAATTCTTTCGTAAACCAGGAGAGGGAGAATCAATTAACAAGGCATCTTTGCAAGGCTATAAGAGTGTCCTCAACTCAAAAAACATGGAAGAATCACTG GTTAATTTTGCAAGATGGGAACCTGGTCATGGCCAGTTCAAGTTTCGTCATCCTTGGAAACACTACCTCAAGTTTGGAAGCCTAACTAGGCAATGTGCCTACAGAGTCGAAGCTCTTAATGGCTACCTCAATTCTGACATTAAG ACACCACCAGAAATCCAAGGCATGATTCAGGATTCATGCACAAAAATGAGCTCAGAATTAGGAAAAGCATTGAAGGAATTAGCATTGGCTATCAAAAGGATGACCCCACCATCCTCTGCCAGTTCCCACCTTGTAAAATCAAAAAATGCTGCCAAGAACCTGAAGTTCTTGCTCTATTCAGACCTGTGTAGCGGCATTAACCTCTTAGAAGTTGTACCAGCCGTTACTGTCACTTCTCTACTATTTGAGGTGATCTCTTGCACAGAGAAAATTGCTGAGGCAATTCATGAATTAGCCTCCCTTGCACAGTTTGAAAACGTAGAACAAGAGAAACCAAAATTACCTGAGCAGGGAGAAATGCAGCAGGGTGCTAACATGGATGTACATCATCATGTTGTTACAATTGACCAGCCACCTCCAGTTAAGCCACAGAATGGGAGTTTGTCATCGTCGACAACTAGTTGA